Proteins encoded in a region of the Methanobrevibacter boviskoreani JH1 genome:
- a CDS encoding acyltransferase translates to MNIVNNSKKRILYLDSLRVLAIVCVVLMHVSTRFNVNVANFDISALINAFIRVGIPLFFMVSGALLIGKSNENFIGRRFNRILKPYIFWVIVYFLVGILLFNGTFSLNYFLDILLVKASITTHFWFIYCLLGGYLLIPIVNGYLKIEKDKGLKYLLVLLLLCTVLTSLDKFVDLNVSQFKIIFINLPFLKTPLFYFVIGYYLNNKKFNISNKKLVLISIILIAIGYVLELFYLHTSNHGFKFPDATFLLNYHLIIESIGVFIFFKYFDLTLISSKLNSLSNSRLIPIVRNISGCSFGIYFVHYVIIKYLFEKGHLFYQFTVGKAYLWIPITFLVIFLISWFIIYLMSKIPILKIGSGFK, encoded by the coding sequence TTGAATATTGTCAACAATTCTAAAAAGAGAATTTTATATTTGGATTCGCTAAGAGTTTTAGCAATTGTATGTGTTGTTCTTATGCATGTAAGTACACGTTTTAATGTAAATGTTGCTAATTTTGATATTTCTGCTTTAATAAATGCATTTATAAGAGTAGGTATTCCTTTATTTTTCATGGTAAGTGGTGCATTACTTATAGGTAAATCAAATGAGAATTTTATAGGTAGAAGATTTAATCGTATTTTAAAACCTTATATTTTTTGGGTAATCGTTTATTTTTTAGTTGGAATTTTACTTTTTAATGGTACCTTTAGCTTAAATTATTTTTTAGATATATTATTAGTTAAAGCTTCAATTACTACTCATTTTTGGTTTATATATTGTTTATTAGGTGGATATTTATTAATTCCTATTGTAAATGGATATTTAAAAATTGAAAAGGATAAAGGTTTAAAATATTTATTAGTCCTACTTTTATTATGTACAGTGTTAACTTCATTAGATAAATTTGTAGATTTAAATGTAAGTCAATTTAAAATAATTTTTATAAATTTGCCTTTTCTTAAGACTCCTTTATTCTATTTTGTAATTGGTTATTACTTAAATAATAAAAAATTTAATATTTCTAATAAAAAATTGGTTTTAATAAGTATAATTTTAATTGCAATTGGTTATGTTTTAGAATTATTCTATTTGCATACAAGTAATCATGGTTTTAAATTTCCAGATGCTACATTCTTATTAAATTATCATTTAATAATAGAATCTATTGGAGTATTTATTTTCTTCAAATACTTTGATTTGACTTTAATTAGCAGTAAACTTAATTCATTAAGTAATAGTAGATTAATTCCAATTGTTAGAAATATAAGTGGATGTAGTTTTGGTATTTATTTTGTTCATTATGTGATAATCAAATATTTATTTGAAAAAGGACATTTGTTCTACCAATTTACTGTTGGTAAGGCATATCTTTGGATACCAATTACTTTCCTAGTAATATTCCTGATTAGTTGGTTTA
- a CDS encoding DUF354 domain-containing protein, with protein sequence MKFWIDITNAPHVRFFKDVINYLKSEGEDVIVTTRDFGDIHKLMDMYNLDYISIGHHGVSLYEKLKTSTDRIDEMIDVVAGENIDVAISKHSIELPRIAYGLGIPSLYVLDNEHATAANKLTLPLCNKIISPKVIDMWKLMEYGADPNTIIRYNGTSELMHFKNFKYNENIFEDLNLDLPFDKTIFMRPEPSLASYLDADCNKSVLTPIVEELNEYANILILPRFAKQADIFEDMENVTILEPPVDTSSIIKRSDLVIGAGGTMNREAAILQTPVISCYPGKTLSVDQYYIDNGLMYRSIETRDVISHALSFLNNPHEKIQINHDDLFKIIIDNIYELAKSN encoded by the coding sequence ATGAAATTTTGGATTGATATTACAAATGCACCTCATGTAAGGTTCTTTAAAGATGTAATCAATTATCTTAAAAGTGAAGGTGAGGATGTAATTGTAACTACAAGGGATTTTGGGGATATCCATAAACTAATGGACATGTATAATTTAGATTATATCTCAATTGGTCACCATGGTGTTTCATTATATGAAAAACTTAAAACATCAACTGACAGGATTGATGAGATGATAGATGTTGTTGCAGGCGAAAATATTGACGTTGCAATTAGCAAGCATTCAATCGAACTTCCAAGAATTGCTTATGGTCTTGGAATTCCAAGTTTATATGTGTTGGATAATGAACATGCTACAGCAGCAAATAAATTAACACTTCCATTATGTAACAAGATTATATCACCTAAAGTTATTGACATGTGGAAATTAATGGAATATGGTGCAGACCCAAATACCATTATTCGCTATAACGGTACGAGTGAATTAATGCATTTTAAAAATTTCAAATATAATGAAAATATCTTTGAAGATTTAAACCTTGATTTGCCATTTGATAAAACCATTTTTATGCGTCCAGAACCTTCACTTGCATCATATCTCGATGCTGACTGTAACAAATCTGTTCTAACACCTATTGTAGAAGAACTTAATGAATATGCAAATATTCTAATTCTCCCAAGATTTGCAAAACAAGCAGATATATTTGAGGATATGGAGAATGTTACTATACTTGAACCACCTGTAGATACCTCAAGTATAATCAAAAGAAGCGATCTTGTAATTGGAGCTGGTGGAACTATGAACAGGGAAGCAGCTATTCTACAAACTCCAGTAATTTCATGTTATCCTGGTAAAACCTTATCTGTAGATCAATATTATATTGATAACGGTTTAATGTATAGATCTATTGAAACAAGGGATGTAATATCTCATGCATTAAGCTTCCTTAATAATCCTCATGAAAAGATACAGATCAATCATGATGATCTATTTAAAATCATTATTGACAATATCTATGAACTTGCAAAATCTAATTAA